One Bacteroidota bacterium DNA segment encodes these proteins:
- a CDS encoding S46 family peptidase — translation MKCHFIRLMVLSFLLSPFSVLLANEGMWIPMLLSLLNEKEMQSMGLKLTAEDIYSINQSCLKDAIVIFGGGCTGEIISAEGLLLTNHHCGYGSIQRHSTLEKDYLTDGFWAASHDEELSNPGLTCTMLVRMEDVTAKVLSGVTGDLSEASRKKIIEENSLKISEAAVKGTPYEAEIIPFYYGNEFYMLIYEVFRDIRLVGAPPSNIGNFGGDTDNWMWPRHTGDFSIFRIYVNKDNQPAEYSPDNVPYTPKKHLTITLKGYERGDFTFVFGYPAFTQEYLPSYAIEMITFAENPIRIDLRTKSLNIILDAMRQNDLIRLQYASKHVGIANSWKKWMGEKRGIMLYDVVDKKRAYEDRFQLWVDGDPDRKAHYGELLPSLKTVYDQLTPYREAQAYYSEAGMRVEVLRFANTYKTLVTLSKEKLPDMKKISEETEKLKRGSEAFFKNYNADVDKKLFLSLFTSYMNVTDISYQPDVFEDIRVKYKGNITKYADELFCRSFFVCPVRLNALLDNYKPSHYKRLLKDQAYQLASGLSEYYLKSIQPYTRKMSITIDSLMRIYMKAQIEMEPDWRFYPDANSTLRVAYGKVDDYTPRDAVGYDYYTTLTGIMEKEDSTVYDYVVDKRLKELYINEDYGRYADKDGTMRVCFTASNHTTGGNSGSPVFNGDGYLIGINFDRNWEGTMSDLMYDPFHCRNICLDIRYCLFVIDKVAGASHLIDEMTIVE, via the coding sequence ATGAAATGCCACTTTATCCGCTTAATGGTTCTCTCTTTTCTTCTATCTCCGTTCTCCGTTCTTCTGGCCAATGAGGGTATGTGGATACCGATGCTTTTGAGTTTGCTTAATGAGAAGGAGATGCAAAGCATGGGGCTGAAGCTTACAGCCGAAGATATTTACAGCATAAACCAGTCGTGTTTGAAGGATGCCATAGTCATATTTGGCGGTGGATGTACAGGAGAGATCATTTCCGCGGAGGGTCTTTTGCTCACTAACCATCACTGTGGATATGGTTCAATACAGAGGCACAGCACATTGGAAAAGGATTATCTGACCGATGGTTTCTGGGCAGCCAGCCATGACGAAGAGCTATCAAACCCTGGTTTGACCTGCACTATGCTTGTGAGGATGGAAGATGTTACCGCTAAAGTGCTTTCTGGCGTCACAGGTGATCTTTCAGAAGCCAGCCGGAAGAAAATCATTGAAGAGAACTCATTAAAAATTTCAGAAGCGGCTGTAAAGGGAACCCCCTATGAAGCGGAGATAATTCCATTTTATTATGGGAATGAATTCTATATGCTTATCTATGAAGTATTCAGGGATATCCGACTGGTTGGCGCACCACCATCGAATATTGGTAATTTCGGTGGAGATACCGATAACTGGATGTGGCCCCGGCATACAGGTGATTTTTCCATTTTCAGAATTTATGTCAATAAGGATAACCAGCCTGCCGAGTATTCTCCCGACAATGTACCATATACGCCGAAAAAGCATTTGACAATCACGCTGAAAGGATATGAAAGAGGCGATTTCACTTTTGTTTTCGGATATCCTGCTTTCACGCAGGAATATCTTCCTTCGTATGCCATTGAGATGATCACTTTTGCCGAGAATCCTATACGGATTGACCTGCGGACCAAATCGCTTAATATCATTCTTGATGCCATGCGACAAAATGATCTGATCCGATTACAGTATGCTTCCAAACATGTGGGAATAGCCAACTCCTGGAAGAAATGGATGGGAGAGAAGCGGGGTATCATGTTGTATGATGTGGTCGATAAAAAGCGGGCATATGAAGATCGGTTTCAGCTTTGGGTTGATGGCGATCCTGACAGGAAAGCGCATTATGGCGAACTTCTTCCTTCTTTAAAAACTGTTTATGATCAGTTGACACCCTATCGTGAAGCCCAGGCCTATTATTCTGAGGCCGGTATGCGTGTCGAGGTTCTAAGATTTGCCAATACTTACAAAACCCTTGTAACTTTAAGTAAAGAAAAATTGCCCGATATGAAGAAGATAAGTGAAGAAACTGAAAAACTCAAACGGGGGTCGGAAGCATTTTTCAAAAACTATAATGCTGATGTCGATAAGAAATTGTTCCTCTCTCTTTTCACATCTTATATGAATGTGACTGATATCAGCTATCAACCGGATGTCTTTGAAGATATCAGAGTGAAGTATAAGGGCAATATCACAAAGTACGCTGATGAATTATTTTGCAGATCGTTTTTTGTTTGCCCCGTCCGCCTGAATGCATTGCTTGATAATTACAAACCATCTCATTATAAAAGACTTTTAAAAGACCAAGCCTATCAACTGGCATCCGGTTTATCAGAATACTACCTGAAATCCATACAACCCTATACCAGGAAGATGAGTATTACTATTGACAGCCTTATGCGTATCTATATGAAAGCGCAGATAGAGATGGAGCCTGACTGGAGGTTTTATCCTGATGCCAATTCTACCCTCAGGGTGGCTTATGGAAAAGTGGATGATTACACGCCAAGAGATGCTGTCGGATATGACTATTATACTACCTTGACAGGTATCATGGAAAAGGAAGATTCAACAGTGTATGATTATGTTGTTGATAAAAGGCTGAAGGAATTATATATTAATGAGGATTATGGACGATACGCTGACAAGGATGGCACCATGCGGGTCTGCTTTACTGCCTCCAATCATACAACAGGGGGTAATTCCGGCAGCCCGGTCTTTAATGGCGATGGCTATTTAATCGGCATTAACTTTGACCGAAACTGGGAAGGGACAATGAGCGATCTTATGTATGATCCTTTTCACTGTCGTAACATTTGCCTTGATATCAGGTATTGCCTTTTTGTGATCGATAAAGTTGCCGGAGCAAGTCATCTGATTGATGAGATGACTATTGTGGAATAG
- a CDS encoding methylmalonyl-CoA mutase family protein: MDQREISKPDKKYFDEFPPVTREEWEAAIYQDLKGQDYQKKLVWKTYEGFDIMPYYMQEDLESLVHLTACPGEFPFIRGNGKESNIWKVRQDIKVDDPQKADIKAADLLRKGITSLGLVFNEKKDYTQEDIEVFFKNVLLGFAEVNVLAGMNFIDFLKIILTVVDKYNLRRDNIFGSLNYDPLGNLAIKGNFFISEEEDFNVGKKLILMAKDVPGFRMISINGQHFHNAGASIVEELAFSLTAGTEYIHRLTDRGLSVNQISPRLSFTFGVGSDYFLEIAKLRAARMLWAHIMRAFGPENENLTQMNIHVETSRWNMTLYDPYVNVLRSTTESMSAIIGGADSLTVLPFDSAYAESSEFSERLARNQQLLLKEEAYLQKVIDPAAGSYYIENLTSSIADEVWKLFLHIEEKGGYLQAFKEGYVQSKIKETASTRDIAIAQRRDILLGSNQYPDFTEHIDAELPAEVTNPVSQHPDNILAEPLKPYRGAMAFERLRYRTDRFAIANKRPEVFMLTYGNLAMRRARSQFAGNFFGCAGFGIIDNPGFDTVKEGIEAALASHAEIVVICSSDEEYSSLIPEVFPQLRNDKIIVLAGYPKDYAERFKMIGLKHFIHVRSNILETLEGFQKELNIF; the protein is encoded by the coding sequence ATGGATCAAAGAGAAATCTCAAAACCGGATAAAAAGTATTTTGATGAATTCCCACCTGTTACAAGGGAGGAATGGGAAGCTGCGATATATCAGGATTTGAAAGGACAGGACTATCAAAAGAAACTGGTCTGGAAAACATATGAGGGATTTGATATCATGCCCTATTATATGCAGGAAGATCTTGAATCACTTGTTCATTTAACAGCGTGTCCTGGTGAATTTCCTTTTATCAGAGGTAACGGGAAAGAAAGCAACATCTGGAAAGTCAGGCAGGATATAAAGGTTGATGATCCTCAGAAAGCAGATATAAAGGCTGCTGATTTACTGCGAAAAGGTATAACCTCCTTAGGACTGGTTTTTAATGAAAAAAAAGATTATACACAGGAGGATATTGAGGTATTTTTCAAAAATGTACTATTGGGCTTTGCCGAAGTGAATGTATTGGCTGGCATGAATTTCATAGATTTTCTGAAGATCATTCTCACTGTGGTGGATAAATATAATCTGCGCAGGGATAATATTTTCGGGTCATTGAATTATGATCCTCTTGGCAACCTGGCGATAAAAGGTAATTTCTTCATTTCGGAAGAAGAGGACTTCAATGTGGGTAAAAAGCTGATCCTGATGGCTAAAGATGTGCCGGGTTTCAGGATGATTTCCATAAACGGACAACATTTTCATAACGCTGGTGCATCAATAGTTGAAGAACTGGCCTTTAGTCTGACGGCCGGTACCGAATACATTCATAGACTGACCGACAGGGGTTTATCTGTTAATCAGATTTCTCCGCGGCTTTCATTCACATTTGGTGTGGGATCGGATTATTTCCTGGAAATAGCCAAACTACGTGCAGCTCGGATGCTTTGGGCCCATATTATGCGTGCATTCGGCCCTGAGAATGAAAACCTGACACAAATGAATATTCATGTAGAAACGTCGAGATGGAATATGACATTATACGACCCATACGTGAATGTTCTCCGCTCCACAACGGAGTCTATGTCGGCTATTATCGGTGGAGCAGACTCTCTGACTGTTTTACCTTTCGACAGTGCTTATGCCGAGTCATCCGAGTTTTCGGAACGTCTTGCGAGAAATCAGCAACTGCTGCTTAAGGAAGAGGCTTATCTGCAAAAGGTTATCGACCCTGCAGCCGGATCCTATTATATTGAAAACCTGACCAGTTCCATTGCTGATGAAGTTTGGAAATTATTTTTGCATATCGAAGAAAAGGGCGGATATCTGCAAGCATTTAAGGAAGGTTATGTCCAGTCAAAGATCAAAGAAACTGCCAGTACAAGAGATATTGCGATTGCACAGAGAAGGGACATCCTTCTGGGATCAAATCAATATCCGGATTTTACTGAACATATTGATGCAGAGTTGCCTGCAGAAGTCACGAATCCGGTCAGCCAGCATCCCGATAATATCCTTGCTGAGCCCCTTAAACCATACCGGGGAGCTATGGCATTTGAGAGATTAAGGTACAGAACTGATAGGTTTGCCATTGCAAACAAACGACCTGAGGTATTCATGCTTACTTATGGAAATCTTGCCATGCGTCGTGCCCGCAGCCAGTTTGCAGGTAATTTTTTTGGTTGTGCAGGATTCGGGATCATAGATAATCCAGGTTTTGACACTGTGAAGGAAGGTATTGAAGCCGCTCTGGCGAGCCATGCTGAAATTGTCGTTATCTGTAGTTCTGATGAGGAATATTCATCCCTCATTCCAGAGGTATTCCCTCAACTGCGAAATGATAAAATTATCGTTTTGGCAGGATATCCTAAAGATTATGCTGAGCGTTTTAAGATGATTGGATTAAAACATTTTATTCATGTCAGATCGAATATTCTTGAGACTCTGGAAGGGTTTCAGAAAGAGTTAAATATATTCTAA
- the scpA gene encoding methylmalonyl-CoA mutase: protein MKPDFSQINIASQKEPAISSKEWCEKLGIREEWKTPERIPVKSVYLKDDLQGMEHLHYAAGLPPFLRGPYSTMYVMHPWTIRQYAGFSTAEESNAFYRRNLASGQKGLSVAFDLATHRGYDSDHHRVIGDVGKAGVAIDSILDMKILFDHIPLSQMSVSMTMNGAVLPILAFYIVAALEQGVRYDQMSGTIQNDILKEFMVRNTYIYPPQPSLRIIADIFRFTAQNMPRFNSISISGYHMQEAGATADIELAYTLADGLEYLRTGIKAGLDIDDFAPRISFFWGIGMNHFMEIAKMRAARMIWAKIVKGFNPKNPRSMALRTHCQTSGWSLTEQDPFNNITRTCVEALAAALGHTQSLHTNALDEAIALPTDFSARIARNTQIYLQEETNICRTVDPWAGSYYVEYLTHNIIRRAWDLIEEIEDLGGMAKAIETGLPKMRIEEAAARKQARIDSNQDIIVGVNQYRPEKEEPFDTLEVDNTAVRESQIKRLQKLKDERHDEEVQLALDAITKACETGEGNLLELSVIAAQKRATLGEISYACEKIFGRYKAVIRSISGVYSAEVKGHKFFGKASEMADKFAELEGRRPRIMVAKIGQDGHDRGAKVVATGFADLGFDVDIGPLFQTPEEAARQAVENDVHIIGISSLAAGHKTLVPKVIDALKDQGREDIMVIVGGVIPPQDYEYLYKKGVVAIFGPGTVISESGIRLLEILIDAKRDQNDQLMSEV from the coding sequence ATGAAACCCGATTTTTCTCAGATAAACATAGCTTCGCAAAAAGAGCCGGCCATATCCAGCAAAGAATGGTGCGAAAAGCTTGGGATCAGGGAAGAGTGGAAAACTCCTGAACGGATACCTGTTAAAAGTGTTTATTTAAAAGATGATCTTCAGGGAATGGAGCACCTGCATTACGCTGCCGGATTGCCTCCTTTTCTAAGAGGCCCTTATTCCACCATGTATGTCATGCATCCCTGGACCATAAGGCAATATGCCGGATTTTCAACGGCTGAGGAGTCGAATGCATTTTACCGCCGTAATCTGGCCTCAGGTCAGAAAGGTCTTTCTGTTGCCTTTGACCTGGCCACCCACAGGGGTTATGACTCTGACCATCACAGGGTTATTGGTGATGTCGGCAAAGCCGGCGTAGCCATTGATTCGATTCTGGATATGAAGATTCTATTTGATCATATTCCACTGAGCCAAATGTCGGTTTCGATGACCATGAATGGCGCTGTGTTGCCAATACTTGCCTTTTATATTGTCGCGGCACTTGAACAGGGTGTACGCTATGATCAGATGAGCGGAACCATTCAGAATGATATTCTAAAGGAGTTCATGGTGCGGAACACATACATTTATCCACCCCAGCCTTCTCTCCGTATTATTGCCGATATTTTCAGATTCACGGCCCAAAATATGCCGCGGTTTAACTCGATCAGCATCAGCGGATATCACATGCAGGAAGCAGGAGCCACGGCCGACATTGAACTGGCTTATACCCTTGCCGATGGACTGGAATACCTCAGGACTGGTATTAAGGCGGGATTGGACATTGATGATTTTGCACCCCGGATCTCCTTCTTCTGGGGTATAGGCATGAATCACTTTATGGAGATTGCCAAGATGCGCGCAGCGCGAATGATCTGGGCAAAGATCGTCAAAGGATTCAATCCAAAAAATCCCAGGTCGATGGCATTAAGGACACATTGCCAGACCTCAGGCTGGAGCCTGACTGAGCAGGACCCGTTTAATAATATCACAAGAACCTGTGTTGAGGCCCTGGCCGCGGCCCTGGGGCATACCCAGTCGTTACACACAAATGCCCTTGATGAGGCTATAGCCCTTCCGACCGACTTCTCAGCTCGCATCGCACGTAATACTCAGATATATCTGCAGGAAGAAACGAATATCTGCAGAACAGTCGATCCATGGGCAGGATCTTATTATGTGGAATACCTCACGCATAATATAATCCGGCGGGCCTGGGATCTTATTGAAGAGATTGAAGATTTGGGTGGCATGGCTAAAGCTATTGAAACAGGCCTTCCCAAGATGCGTATTGAAGAAGCTGCTGCCCGTAAGCAGGCACGCATCGACTCGAATCAGGACATCATCGTTGGTGTAAATCAGTACCGCCCTGAAAAGGAAGAGCCCTTTGATACTCTTGAAGTAGATAATACTGCCGTCAGGGAATCTCAGATAAAGCGGTTGCAGAAGCTAAAAGACGAACGACATGATGAAGAAGTGCAATTGGCGCTTGATGCTATTACAAAGGCTTGCGAAACCGGCGAAGGCAATCTCCTTGAACTGTCGGTTATTGCTGCTCAGAAGAGGGCAACACTTGGTGAAATATCTTATGCCTGTGAAAAGATCTTTGGAAGGTACAAGGCTGTGATACGTTCAATTTCAGGTGTTTATTCTGCAGAAGTGAAGGGTCATAAATTTTTTGGCAAAGCCTCCGAAATGGCCGATAAATTCGCAGAGTTAGAGGGCCGACGTCCTCGTATTATGGTGGCAAAAATCGGTCAGGACGGGCATGACCGTGGTGCCAAGGTAGTTGCTACCGGCTTTGCCGATTTAGGCTTTGATGTGGACATCGGACCTTTATTTCAAACCCCCGAGGAAGCTGCCCGCCAGGCAGTTGAAAACGATGTCCATATCATCGGCATCTCAAGTCTTGCCGCTGGACATAAAACCCTTGTGCCTAAAGTTATAGATGCCCTGAAAGATCAGGGACGCGAAGATATCATGGTCATTGTCGGTGGTGTAATACCACCGCAGGATTATGAATATCTCTATAAAAAAGGTGTCGTGGCTATTTTCGGACCCGGCACAGTTATCTCGGAAAGTGGAATCAGGTTGCTTGAAATACTGATTGATGCGAAAAGGGATCAGAATGATCAGTTAATGTCTGAAGTTTGA